Proteins from a genomic interval of Clostridium botulinum:
- a CDS encoding WG repeat-containing protein, with amino-acid sequence MKKILKVFLVCMFMMFLTSCSNEKEIALPKEVNRISNVCYLGKNIYGIDIAPIPKGTFPKRNYKLINLKGNIISKEDIIYIDKECSFLDNGAVSVLNKDKKSMLISKDGKVIDDRYTIYSYLGNGVFAVSKNFKTGYCNSKGEDIVPPIDFMSICNIQKGDKFPYKNNEGKLGFIDTKGKTVIPFVFDGIGKYSKDANFISASKDKKWGLIDKDGKTIIPFKFGWLFPCEDGNFIVELNNKCGLIDKNGKVIIPFEFDLILEIKKGTYKILLIDKFNCNKLYGVMDNSGKTIVKPFEAFKIDYADDKNIVSNAVDDMGNSLEYTKMMHQLLDTNRKELTPDFYEEITYYKDDLFRVKNNNKYGFINRSGKVVIPVKFNNFLEFNDNFCIVDLNGKYGILDKNGHYRINPKYEDIKYLCKNSFAVKLNNKWGIVDSCDKLIKPIEYDDISSIESHIECKYNVLMKKGQKGILLKI; translated from the coding sequence ATGAAGAAAATTTTAAAAGTATTTTTAGTATGTATGTTCATGATGTTTTTAACTTCTTGTAGTAATGAAAAAGAAATTGCACTTCCAAAAGAAGTTAATAGAATATCAAATGTATGTTATCTTGGAAAAAACATTTATGGTATTGATATTGCTCCTATCCCCAAAGGTACATTTCCTAAAAGGAATTATAAATTAATTAATTTAAAGGGAAACATAATTTCAAAGGAAGACATAATATACATAGATAAAGAGTGTAGTTTTTTAGATAATGGAGCCGTTTCAGTATTAAATAAAGATAAGAAATCCATGTTAATTAGTAAAGATGGAAAAGTTATAGATGACAGATACACAATATATTCTTATTTAGGTAATGGAGTATTTGCTGTTTCTAAAAATTTTAAGACTGGATATTGTAATTCAAAGGGGGAAGATATAGTACCACCTATTGATTTTATGAGTATATGCAATATTCAAAAAGGAGATAAATTTCCATATAAAAATAATGAAGGGAAACTCGGATTTATAGATACAAAAGGAAAAACAGTAATTCCTTTTGTATTTGATGGCATCGGAAAATACTCAAAAGATGCAAATTTCATTTCTGCTTCTAAAGATAAAAAATGGGGACTTATTGATAAAGACGGAAAAACTATAATTCCCTTTAAATTTGGATGGCTTTTTCCTTGTGAAGATGGAAATTTCATAGTAGAGTTAAACAACAAATGCGGTCTTATTGATAAAAATGGTAAGGTTATAATTCCATTTGAGTTTGATCTTATATTGGAAATTAAAAAAGGAACTTATAAAATTTTATTAATAGATAAGTTTAACTGTAACAAATTATATGGAGTTATGGATAACAGCGGCAAAACTATTGTAAAGCCTTTTGAAGCTTTTAAAATAGATTATGCAGATGATAAAAATATAGTTAGCAATGCAGTAGACGATATGGGAAATAGTTTAGAATATACTAAAATGATGCATCAGTTGTTAGACACAAACAGAAAGGAACTAACACCTGACTTTTATGAGGAGATTACATATTATAAAGATGATTTGTTCCGTGTGAAAAATAATAATAAATATGGATTTATAAATAGATCTGGAAAAGTTGTAATCCCTGTTAAATTTAATAATTTCCTTGAATTTAATGATAACTTCTGTATTGTAGATTTAAATGGAAAATACGGAATTTTAGATAAGAACGGACATTATAGAATAAATCCAAAATATGAAGATATAAAATATCTATGTAAAAATTCTTTTGCAGTAAAGCTTAATAATAAATGGGGAATTGTTGATAGCTGTGATAAATTAATTAAACCTATTGAATATGATGATATATCAAGCATTGAATCTCACATTGAGTGTAAATATAATGTGTTAATGAAGAAAGGACAAAAAGGAATACTTCTTAAAATTTAA
- a CDS encoding IS701 family transposase, whose product MFQNLIISNELSLYKFFKQLNFDLYLTKPQLEHLEGTMTAMILKGFNGKVSDIAELASKRHRTSITRFLSKSNWDENLLINALKSKVIELIWNKSEKSQKPIYLIIDDTISEKTKPSSKAINPIEKCYFHNSHLKRKTVYGHQLVVALLSCDGLVLPYSIEIYDKSNMSKIDIATKLIKSMPKPVNKGYILCDSWYSCKAIFKASALAGYAYIGALKTNRVIYPKGHERLGIKLHKFATSLNKDSFDLVKVKGKHYYIYNYIGHLNDMKNVSIILSYPKESFQKEGSLKAFISTDLVLKPLDILFKYTDRWVIEPFFRDCKNYLGLDSYQVRSERSILRYLTIMFITYTYCKLYSSKTLQFNTGLKLAKNNFKKAQIIFIYSAALNGQPIEKIFENLKIA is encoded by the coding sequence ATGTTTCAGAACTTAATTATATCAAATGAATTATCACTATACAAATTTTTTAAACAATTAAATTTTGATTTATATCTAACTAAACCTCAATTAGAGCATTTAGAAGGTACTATGACTGCCATGATTTTAAAAGGATTTAATGGTAAAGTATCTGACATAGCGGAGCTTGCTTCTAAAAGGCATAGAACTAGTATTACAAGATTTTTATCTAAAAGCAATTGGGATGAAAATTTATTAATAAATGCTTTGAAATCTAAGGTTATAGAGCTTATTTGGAATAAATCCGAGAAATCACAAAAACCAATTTATTTAATAATTGATGATACTATTTCTGAAAAAACAAAGCCCTCGTCAAAGGCAATAAATCCTATAGAAAAATGTTATTTTCACAATTCACATTTAAAAAGGAAAACAGTATATGGTCATCAATTAGTGGTTGCCTTACTTTCTTGTGATGGTTTAGTTTTACCTTACTCAATAGAAATCTACGATAAGAGTAATATGAGTAAGATAGATATAGCTACTAAATTAATTAAATCAATGCCTAAACCTGTTAATAAAGGGTATATTTTATGTGATAGTTGGTATAGTTGTAAAGCTATTTTTAAAGCTTCTGCGTTAGCAGGCTACGCTTATATTGGTGCACTTAAAACTAATAGAGTTATATATCCTAAAGGTCATGAAAGATTAGGAATAAAATTACATAAATTTGCTACTAGTTTAAATAAAGATTCCTTTGACCTCGTCAAAGTTAAAGGTAAGCATTACTATATTTATAACTATATTGGACACTTAAATGATATGAAAAATGTTTCAATAATTTTAAGTTATCCCAAAGAATCCTTTCAAAAAGAAGGTTCTTTAAAAGCATTTATATCCACAGACCTAGTATTAAAACCTTTAGATATTCTATTTAAATACACCGACAGGTGGGTTATTGAACCATTCTTCAGAGATTGCAAAAATTATTTAGGTTTAGATAGTTATCAAGTAAGAAGTGAAAGAAGTATCCTTCGATATCTTACTATAATGTTTATAACCTATACTTATTGTAAGTTATACTCAAGCAAAACTTTACAATTCAATACAGGGTTAAAATTAGCTAAAAATAATTTTAAAAAAGCTCAAATTATTTTTATTTATTCAGCAGCCTTAAACGGCCAACCTATAGAAAAAATTTTTGAAAATTTAAAAATAGCATAA
- a CDS encoding methyl-accepting chemotaxis protein: MIKKFKSIQTKFLFITILIIILALATVGITIGYQVNNQVKKDYINNSQEQMKLAERSIRIFYEQIDRNINMLASNPLIIQANKDNITSYINTTEATQMTPSKNGPIESGIYNVFEQYAKSHPGTMFVYLATKYGGYVNWPECTISKQYDPTPKEWYQKALKANGTIIRTAPYKADTGSMVISNVRSLTDSNGNVLGTIGIDVEQSVISSMLSKMKIGKTGFSMLIHNTGMVMADGYNANNNFKNIKDVNIPGIEKVLSKDLKSFKVTIDKEQYIGSTHKIDNTDWILASFMSENELLSSAKRISSIILVISIFMLVLTFILINIITKQITSPIIKSSKHLEILASGDFSQELDCRLLSREDEIGTITNGINNMRSSLMNLVVSIKNESSAIEQKVSNIVDNVQILDSDLQEISATTEELAASMEETSAVSEEMSATSQQMELSIDSIAEKSEKGAIAANEISKRATMIKENTDIAQKKAANILLHTKDQLQQAIEDSKVVDEINILSESIMQITEQTDLLALNAAIEAARAGEYGKGFSVVAEEIRKLAEQSKATVLKIQSVTTNVVSSVNNLSTNATNLLDFVSTDVANDYEVMLDVSEKYNEDAKFIDELVAEISSTSEELLSSVQEVLGAINNVAVAANDGASGTTNIADRVNKVNCKSTEVMEEVLKSKESTDKLQQEVHKFKI; this comes from the coding sequence TTGATTAAAAAATTTAAAAGTATTCAAACTAAATTTTTATTTATTACTATACTTATTATTATATTAGCACTGGCAACTGTCGGTATTACTATTGGCTATCAAGTTAACAATCAAGTTAAAAAAGATTACATTAACAATTCACAAGAACAGATGAAATTAGCTGAGCGTTCTATACGAATTTTTTATGAGCAAATAGATAGAAATATAAATATGCTGGCGTCTAATCCATTAATAATTCAAGCAAATAAAGATAATATTACAAGTTATATTAATACTACAGAAGCTACTCAAATGACACCATCTAAAAATGGACCAATTGAAAGTGGAATTTATAATGTATTTGAACAATATGCAAAATCACATCCAGGTACAATGTTTGTTTATTTGGCTACTAAATATGGTGGTTATGTAAATTGGCCAGAATGCACTATATCAAAACAATATGATCCAACTCCTAAGGAGTGGTATCAAAAGGCTTTAAAAGCAAATGGAACTATAATAAGAACAGCTCCATACAAAGCTGATACTGGTTCAATGGTTATAAGTAATGTACGTTCCTTAACTGATTCTAATGGTAATGTATTAGGTACAATAGGAATTGATGTTGAACAATCGGTTATTAGTAGTATGTTAAGTAAAATGAAGATAGGAAAAACAGGCTTTTCTATGCTTATACATAATACAGGAATGGTTATGGCAGATGGATATAATGCTAATAATAATTTTAAAAATATAAAAGATGTGAACATACCTGGAATCGAAAAAGTATTATCAAAAGATTTAAAGTCCTTTAAGGTCACTATTGATAAAGAACAATATATTGGTAGTACACATAAAATAGATAATACAGACTGGATTTTAGCATCTTTTATGTCAGAAAATGAATTACTATCAAGTGCTAAAAGAATATCTAGTATAATATTAGTTATTTCAATATTTATGCTGGTTTTAACATTTATTTTAATTAACATCATCACAAAGCAAATTACGAGTCCAATAATAAAATCTTCTAAACACTTAGAAATACTTGCAAGTGGGGATTTTTCTCAAGAACTTGATTGTAGATTATTGTCAAGAGAAGATGAAATAGGAACAATAACTAACGGAATTAATAATATGAGAAGTTCTTTAATGAATTTAGTTGTTAGTATTAAAAATGAATCATCAGCTATTGAACAGAAAGTCAGTAATATTGTAGACAATGTTCAGATATTAGATAGTGATCTGCAAGAGATATCTGCAACTACAGAAGAATTAGCTGCAAGTATGGAAGAAACTTCAGCAGTATCTGAAGAAATGTCAGCAACTTCACAGCAAATGGAACTAAGTATTGATTCTATAGCTGAAAAATCTGAAAAGGGTGCTATTGCTGCTAATGAAATTAGTAAAAGAGCCACTATGATTAAAGAAAATACCGATATTGCCCAAAAAAAAGCTGCTAACATACTTCTTCATACAAAAGATCAACTTCAGCAAGCAATAGAAGATTCAAAGGTAGTTGATGAAATCAATATCTTATCTGAATCTATCATGCAGATAACAGAACAAACTGATTTACTTGCATTAAATGCTGCTATCGAAGCAGCAAGAGCTGGTGAATATGGAAAAGGATTTTCAGTTGTTGCTGAAGAAATAAGAAAACTTGCAGAACAATCAAAAGCTACGGTACTTAAAATACAATCTGTAACAACAAACGTTGTATCTTCAGTAAATAATCTTTCTACTAATGCTACTAATTTATTAGATTTTGTATCTACAGATGTTGCTAATGATTATGAGGTTATGTTAGATGTTTCAGAAAAATATAACGAAGATGCTAAGTTTATAGATGAACTAGTAGCAGAAATTAGTTCTACTTCTGAGGAACTTTTATCTTCAGTTCAAGAAGTGTTAGGAGCTATAAATAACGTGGCTGTAGCAGCTAATGATGGGGCTTCTGGAACTACAAATATAGCAGATAGAGTTAATAAAGTAAATTGCAAATCAACAGAGGTTATGGAGGAAGTTTTAAAATCAAAAGAAAGTACGGATAAATTACAGCAAGAAGTTCATAAATTTAAAATATAA